A region of Triplophysa dalaica isolate WHDGS20190420 chromosome 18, ASM1584641v1, whole genome shotgun sequence DNA encodes the following proteins:
- the dok2 gene encoding docking protein 2: MQQSLGVDSENYSEMEGDIRKRGLLYLQQQRFGKKWRKVWSVLYRESSCSISRLEFFEFKDGTGNTIERANRKQENKKVIKLNDCIRVSDADVEGCPRDCGPFLVETTEKTFIFAVETAELEDWMKKLCEIAFPMSWSEKGAVRGNSLQAESDDVTMADNTLYCSRETAMKDFKVTVRRTEASERCGLKSSLLLRTDFDSLLLKDPKTGEVLYSWPYRFLRRFGRDKATFSFEAGRRCDSGEGNFEFDTKQGNAIFQSVEAAINVQRATIPQKSGAEREPVPSVPSVKALVDDSSVYSMVSEHQVREMHKQQQNPQPSKLEAPSEKLLTGVKSLNLDSRPPPRKSQVKNFRSCPLVNTEEETYSRAMAPAPDRGSPGEWREPKDRRSTCSNPEDSDYSLPFDSIAKNVMADILAASNPPPTLVEPGSENGNKKVAENTEPLYDSIDETAIRTRYAHKSHSRPTSYKRLEHIYDEPEGCAMTQGGPPSLYDEPEEVKGHAWKMLGTVMDPSGHEYPYNASVDDYAVPKPPRRALLPEQDNEEEDSSPYDNIMVKGIQKNN, from the exons ATGCAACAGTCTCTTGGAGTCGATTCGGAGAACTACAGTGAAATGGAGGGGGACATTCGAAAACGGggtttactttatttacagcAGCAGAGGTTCGGGAAG AAATGGCGAAAGGTCTGGTCCGTGCTGTACAGAGAAAGCTCTTGCTCCATCTCACGTCTCGAGTTCTTCGAGTTTAAAGATGGAACTGGGAACACCATCGAAAGAGCCAATCGCAAGCAGGAAAACAAAAAG GTGATAAAGTTAAACGACTGCATTCGTGTGTCAGATGCTGATGTGGAAGGCTGTCCACGGGATTGCGGACCGTTTTTGGTGGAGACGACAGAAAAGACGTTTATTTTTGCTGTCGAGACAGCTGAACTGGAGGATTGGATGAAGAAACTGTGTGAAATCGCTTTTCCG ATGAGCTGGTCAGAGAAGGGAGCAGTAAGAGGAAACAGTTTACAAGCTGAATCTGATGATGTTACGATGGCGGACAACACCCTTTACTGCAGCAGAGAAACCG CTATGAAAGACTTCAAGGTAACAGTGAGACGCACAGAGGCTTCTGAGAGATGTGGCCTGAAAAGTTCACTGTTGTTACGGACGGATTTTGATAGCCTTCTTCTGAAAGACCCTAAAACGGGAGAAGTTTTGTATTCCTGGCCCTACAGATTCCTCCGGAGGTTCGGACGTGACAAG GCAACATTCTCCTTCGAAGCTGGCCGAAGATGCGACTCAGGGGAGGGCAACTTTGAGTTTGACACAAAGCAGGGAAACGCTATCTTTCAATCCGTGGAGGCTGCCATCAATGTACAAAGAGCCACTATACCTCAAAAGTCGGGGGCAGAGCGAGAGCCTGTGCCCTCTGTTCCTAGCGTGAAAGCTCTGGTGGACGACTCCAGCGTCTACAGTATGGTGTCCGAACATCAAGTCAGGGAGAtgcacaaacaacaacaaaacccCCAGCCCTCAAAACTTGAAGCCCCGTCAGAAAAACTTCTTACTGGTGTTAAGAGTCTGAACCTGGACTCCAGACCTCCACCACGTAAAAGCCAGGTCAAGAACTTTAGAAGTTGCCCCTTGGTCAACACAGAAGAGGAGACTTATTCCCGCGCCATGGCGCCAGCTCCGGATCGGGGCAGTCCCGGGGAGTGGAGAGAACCGAAGGACAGACGTTCCACATGCTCCAACCCTGAGGATTCTGACTACTCTTTGCCCTTCGACAGCATTGCTAAAAACGTCATGGCGGACATTTTGGCAGCATCCAACCCGCCCCCAACTTTAGTAGAGCCAGGTTCTGAAAACGGAAATAAAAAAGTTGCAGAAAACACAGAGCCGCTGTACGACAGTATAGATGAAACTGCTATTAGAACCCGTTACGCGCATAAAAGCCATTCTCGCCCGACCTCGTACAAAAGACTGGAGCACATCTATGATGAACCCGAGGGTTGTGCTATGACGCAAGGTGGTCCTCCGTCACTCTATGATGAACCAGaggaggtcaaaggtcatgccTGGAAGATGCTGGGTACGGTAATGGATCCGAGCGGTCACGAGTACCCGTACAACGCTAGTGTGGATGACTATGCCGTTCCCAAACCTCCAAGGAGGGCCTTGCTGCCAGAGCAGGACAATGAGGAGGAAGACAGTTCACCGTATGATAATATCATGGTGAAAGGAATACAAAAGAATAACTAA